TCGATCACCTTCAGGGCCGCGGGACAGGTCGTCCAGGACCCGCAACTCGGTCTGGACTACAGCCGGGTCGTGCACGGCGACCAGAAGTTCTCCTACGTCCGCCCGGTGCGCGCCGGTGACCGGCTGACCGTCACCTCCACCATCCAGGCCATCAAGTCCATGGCCGGCAACGACATCCTGGACATCCGCGGCGAGGTCCACGACGAGTCCGGCGAGCATGTCGTGACCGCCTGGACGAAGCTCGTCGCCCGCGCGGCAGAGGGGGCGTGAGGAAGCAGATGACCGCGAAGATCTCCTACTCCGACGTCGAGGTCGGCACCGAGCTGCCCGCCCGGACCTTTCCCGTGACCCGCGCCGGCCTCGTCCAGTACGCGGGCGCCTCCGGGGACTTCAACCCCATCCACTGGAACGAGAAGTTCGCCAAGGAGGTCGGACTGCCGGACGTCATCGCGCACGGCATGTTCACCATGGCCGAGGCGATCCGCGTGGTCACCGACTGGACCGGCGACCCGGGCGCGGTCGTCGAGTACGGCGTGCGCTTCACCAAGCCCGTCGTCGTCCCGAACGACGACCAGGGCGCCACGATCGAGGTCAGTGCCAAGGTCGCGGCCAAGCTGGACGACAACACGGTCCGCGTGGACCTCACGGCGACCAGTGCGGGGCAGAAGGTGCTGGGGATGTCGCGGGCCGTCGTACGACTGGCCTGACGAAGGACGAATGACGAGCGGGTCCGGCGGCTCAGGTGAGCCGGTCCGGTCGCTGCGGTAAGGGGTGCCCTCCATGGTGGGGCGCCCCTTACGGCGTTGTGGCCCCCTGCCTGCGGCAACGAATGGCGGCAGTGGGGTGTTCCGGCAGGAGTTCCAGTCACGCGCACACCCCGACCCGGGGCGCACCCGCGGGCGCCGCCGAACCGTAGGCTGTACCGCGTGCAGGAACGACACGACGCCCCCCTCGCCCCGCTGACCACCTTCCGCCTGGGCGGCCCCGCCACCCGCCTCGTGACCGCGACGACCGACGCCGAGGTGATCGAGGCCGTCCGCGAGGCCGACGCCGCCGGCACCCCGCTTCTGGTCATCGGCGGCGGGTCCAACCTCGTCATCGGCGACAAGGGATTCGAGGGCACCGCGCTCGTCATCGGCACCGAGGGCCACGAACTCACCGGCACCCGCCTGACGCTCGCCGCCGGCGAAGTGTGGACCGACGCCGTCGCCCGCACCGTGGAAGCCGGACTCGCCGGAATCGAGTGCCTCGCCGGCATCCCCGGCTCCGCGGGCGCGACCCCCATCCAGAACGTCGGCGCCTACGGCCAGGAGGTGTCCTCCCGCATCACCGAGGTCATCGCCTATGACCGCCACAGCGGCGAAACCGTCACCCTCACCAACGACGAGTGCGCCTTCTCCTACCGGCACAGCCGCTTCAAGGAGGACCCCGACCGCTACGTCGTCCTGCGCGTCCTCTTCGACCTCGAGGACGCCGGTGGCCTCTCCGCGCCCGTCAAGTACGCGGAGACCGCCCGCGCCCTGGGCGTGGAACCCGGCGACCGCGTCCCGCTCGCCGAAGCCCGCGAAACCG
This is a stretch of genomic DNA from Streptomyces sp. NBC_00285. It encodes these proteins:
- a CDS encoding MaoC family dehydratase N-terminal domain-containing protein; this encodes MALDQSLVGRTYPPTAPYEVGREKIREFAEAVGDTNPAYTDPEAAKALGHPDVVAPPTFVFSITFRAAGQVVQDPQLGLDYSRVVHGDQKFSYVRPVRAGDRLTVTSTIQAIKSMAGNDILDIRGEVHDESGEHVVTAWTKLVARAAEGA
- a CDS encoding MaoC family dehydratase; this translates as MTAKISYSDVEVGTELPARTFPVTRAGLVQYAGASGDFNPIHWNEKFAKEVGLPDVIAHGMFTMAEAIRVVTDWTGDPGAVVEYGVRFTKPVVVPNDDQGATIEVSAKVAAKLDDNTVRVDLTATSAGQKVLGMSRAVVRLA
- a CDS encoding UDP-N-acetylmuramate dehydrogenase — protein: MQERHDAPLAPLTTFRLGGPATRLVTATTDAEVIEAVREADAAGTPLLVIGGGSNLVIGDKGFEGTALVIGTEGHELTGTRLTLAAGEVWTDAVARTVEAGLAGIECLAGIPGSAGATPIQNVGAYGQEVSSRITEVIAYDRHSGETVTLTNDECAFSYRHSRFKEDPDRYVVLRVLFDLEDAGGLSAPVKYAETARALGVEPGDRVPLAEARETVLKLRAGKGMVLDPDDHDTWSAGSFFTNPILTHTQFAEFHARVKHHLGEDAVPPAYPAGDGHTKTSAAWLIDKAGFTKGYGTGPARISTKHTLALTNRGDATTEDLLTLAREVVAGVRDTFGITLVNEPVTVGVRL